From Penicillium psychrofluorescens genome assembly, chromosome: 1, one genomic window encodes:
- a CDS encoding uncharacterized protein (ID:PFLUO_000063-T1.cds;~source:funannotate) — translation MKLSAVAFLLLSFLATSTHAASDSSRLNENTPCVARSPTSGLYFDLRAISLFPPELKNGKKIDHDARNESWYCKGHDYPANFSINVCEPVIEPLTDVVGVDSSRWKNISAYYEQDGQIYSLGEPASDPFFRGRKLVLNYTNGSPCPSDDEMAVSNSSLRRKSAIMSFLCDRDASLSQATPSFVGTMDSCSYFFEIRSSAACGGIALNPSTGGLGPAGVFGVIILIAVAAYLIGGCAYQRTVMHQRGWRQCPNFSLWAGILDFVKDIVVIIFSSLASLLHIRRSPSSSGYVRADTGNRGGFIGAIGGRRGSGRRSELDAENRLIDQLDEEWDD, via the exons ATGAAGCTGTCGGCCGTTGCCTTTCTTTTACTCTCCTTTCTCGCCACATCGACTCACGCCGCCTCCGACTCCTCCCGTCTAAACGAGAACACGCCGTGCGTTGCGCGCTCGCCCACCAGCGGCTTATACTTCGACCTCAGAGCAATTAGTCTATTTCCACCGGAGCTGAAGAACGGTAAAAAGATTGACCACGATGCGCGCAACGAGAGCTGGTATTGCAAGGGCCATGACTATCCGGCCAATTTCTCGATCAACGTCTGCGAGCCGGTCATTGAGCCGCTGACGGATGTGGTCGGGGTGGATTCGTCACGGTGGAAGAATATCAGCGCATATTACGAGCAAGATGGTCAAATATATTCATTGGG AGAACCAGCCTCAGACCCCTTTTTCCGCGGCCGCAAGCTTGTCCTGAACTATACGAATGGCTCTCCGTGTCCCAGTGATGACGAAATGGCTGTCTCCAATTCTTCATTGCGAAGAAAGTCAGCGATCATGTCTTTCCTCTGCGACCGCGACGCGTCGCTCAGCCAGGCCACTCCGTCCTTCGTCGGCACAATGGACTCCTGCTCCTACTTCTTCGAGATTCGGAGCTCTGCGGCGTGCGGTGGAATTGCCTTGAATCCTAGCACAGGGGGGCTGGGCCCCGCTGGTGTCTTTGGCGTGAT CATTTTGATCGCGGTGGCTGCATATTTGATTGGAGGTTGCGCATATCAGCGAACCGTCATGCACCAGCGCGGCTGGCGCCAGTGTCCGAATTTCAGCCTATGGGCGGGCATTCTCGATTTCGTGAAG GACATCGTCGTtatcatcttctcctctcttgcAAGCCTGCTCCACATCCGTCGCTCTCCCTCAAGTAGTGGCTATGTCCGCGCCGATACAGGTAACCGGGGCGGTTTCATCGGGGCCATCGGGGGCCGTCGAGGGTCGGGCCGTCGCTCTGAACTAGATGCTGAGAATCGGCTAATAGACCagctggatgaagaatggGATGATTAG
- a CDS encoding uncharacterized protein (ID:PFLUO_000064-T1.cds;~source:funannotate) → MRQARLVAATISLGSLALQAPFAVAQGETSLHEKGRCAIRGHCGKQSIFGGELPCPDNELAHQPEEAARKKLVDLCGSKWEHGSVCCREEQIDALSSNLKLAEGIIASCPACRDNFFNIFCTFTCSPDQSLFVNVTQTDEGSSGKTLVTELDNLWTEEYQSGFFDSCKDVKNGASGGKAIDFIGGGAKTYSQFMKFLGDKKLLGSPFQINYHTQPSGPDMKALAITPKACNDPDESFRCSCVDCPDVCPELPAVSTHEACQVGLLPCLSFAVILIYSVFLLFVMALASYVTFKERRFRKPERVRLLQDPAPSDDDDEGEVVRQGGYIEQPHGIYKPNSLLSALFHRIGGACARFPGITIISSVIMVALLSLGWLRFTVETDPVRLWVSPTSAAAQEKAFFDDSFGPFFRAEQAFLVNDTSGPGPSPVLDYETLSWWFDVESRVRRMISLDQGLNLGDVCYKPTGDACVVQSLTAYFRGSVSNLDPDTWKDRLRHCAESPGDPSCLPDFQQPLKPEMVLGGYERTGDILDAQALVVTWVVRNYAQGTEGEARAMDWENSFRRIFDVVQEEATERGLRVSFNAEVSLEQELNKSTNTDAKIVVISYVIMFIYASLALGSVTVTWKSFLTNPANALVQSKFTLGIVGIVIVLMSVSASVGLFSAAGVKVTLIIAEVIPFLVLAVGVDNIFLIVHEFERVNLSHPDEEIDERVALAIGRIGPSIFLSALTETVAFALGAFVGMPAVKNFAAYAAGAVFINAILQVTMFISVLALNQKRVQSLRADCLPCLTVRKANSFGFLDEQAYEDQEAESSLQNFIQRVYAPFLLDPRVKATVVIAFLGLLTAGLALIPGVALGLDQRIALPSDSYLISYFNDLDAYFNAGPPVYFVTRDVNVTQRRHQQQLCGRFTTCEEYSLPFVLEQESKRPNVSYLAGSAASWIDDFFYWLNPQQDCCKVDGKLCFEDRPSPWNISLHGMPEGSEFIHYAEKWIDAPTDASCPLGGKAPYSNAVVIDEQHLTINASHFRTSHTPLHTQDDFIQAYLAARRIADGISTEHGIDVFPYSKFYIFFDQYVSIVRLTGTLLGSAVAIIFVLTSALLGSVATGAVITATVVMIVVDIIGTMAIAGVSLNAVSLVNLVICVGIGVEFCAHIARAFMFPSRAILEKAPTKFRGKDARAWTALVNVGGGVFSGITVTKLLGVCVLAFTRSKIFEIYYFRVWLALVVFAATHALIFLPVALSYFGGGGYSDPASDGGLEANLAARGYRSLLVDDDYDSDDF, encoded by the exons ATGCGACAGGCTAGGTTGGTAGCGGCCACCATCAGCCTGGGTTCTCTTGCCCTACAAGCTCCCTTCGCCGTCGCGCAAGGCGAAACGAGCCTACACGAAAAGGGCCGCTGTGCTATCCGGGGCCACTGTGGGAAACAATCGATATTCGGCGGCGAGCTGCCATGTCCCGATAATGAACTGGCGCATCAACCAGAggaggcggcgaggaagaagcttgttgatctgtGTGGTAGCAAATGGGAGCACGGGTCGGTCTGCTGTcgcgaggagcag ATCGACGCGCTCTCCAGTAACCTGAAGTTGGCCGAGGGTATTATCGCATCCTGTCCTGCCTGCCGAGAcaacttcttcaacatcTTCTGTACCTTCACTTGCTCCCCGGACCAGTCGCTCTTTGTTAACGTCACACAAACCGATGAAGGCAGCTCCGGAAAGACACTGGTGACGGAGTTGGATAATCTTTGGACTGAAGAGTACCAGAGTGGCTTTTTTGACAGCTGCAAAGACGTCAAGAATGGCGCCTCTGGTGGCAAAGCAATCGACTTTATCGGCGGCGGTGCGAAAACTTACTCTCAATTCATGAAGTTTTTGGGCGATAAAAAGCTGCTGGGAAGCCCATTTCAGATCAACTACCACACCCAACCCAGCGGACCGGACATGAAGGCTCTGGCCATTACACCAAAAGCCTGCAACGACCCCGACGAATCGTTCCGCTGCTCTTGTGTCGATTGTCCCGACGTGTGCCCTGAACTGCCGGCAGTGTCGACGCATGAAGCTTGTCAAGTTGGGCTTCTGCCATGTCTGTCGTTCGCAGTGATTCTCATCTATTCGGTGTTCCTACTTTTCGTCATGGCGCTCGCTAGCTACGTTACATTCAAAGAACGTCGATTCCGCAAACCCGAACGAGTCCGTCTGCTTCAAGACCCGGCACCAagcgatgatgatgacgagggaGAAGTCGTGCGTCAAGGGGGCTACATAGAGCAACCGCACGGGATCTATAAACCCAATTCTTTGCTATCGGCGTTGTTCCATCGCATCGGTGGTGCTTGCGCCCGGTTCCCAGGGATCACCATTATCTCCAGTGTGATTATGGTGGCTCTGCTCAGTTTGGGCTGGCTACGATTCACCGTCGAGACGGATCCGGTCCGTCTCTGGGTGAGCCCTACATCTGCGGCAGCCCAAGAGAAGGCTTTCTTTGATGATAGCTTTGGTCCATTCTTCCGGGCCGAGCAAGCTTTCTTGGTGAACGATACCTCGGGGCCTGGTCCGTCTCCTGTCTTGGATTACGAGACTCTCAGCTGGTGGTTTGACGTGGAATCCCGAGTGCGCCGCATGATATCGTTAGACCAGGGGCTGAACCTGGGTGACGTTTGCTATAAGCCAACGGGTGATGCGTGTGTGGTGCAGTCTTTGACTGCATACTTTCGTGGTTCTGTGTCTAATCTCGATCCTGATACATGGAAGGACCGGTTGAGGCACTGTGCGGAATCCCCTGGCGACCCAAGTTGCCTTCCTGACTTCCAGCAGCCTCTAAAGCCCGAAATGGTTTTGGGTGGCTATGAGCGCACAGGGGATATTCTGGACGCCCAAGCCCTTGTTGTGACCTGGGTGGTGCGCAATTACGCCCAGGGAACCGAAGGAGAGGCCAGAGCCATGGACTGGGAGAACAGCTTTCGCCGGATCTTTGATGTTGTTCAGGAAGAGGCCACCGAGCGTGGTCTGCGTGTGTCCTTCAACGCCGAGGTCAGCCTGGAGCAAGAATTGAACAAATCGACAAACACAGATGCGAAAATTGTGGTGATCAGCTATGTCATAATGTTTATCTATGCCTCCTTAGCCTTGGGGTCAGTCACAGTGACCTGGAAGTCTTTTTTGACCAATCCAGCCAATGCTCTGGTCCAGTCCAAATTCACCCTGGGCATCGTTGGAATCGTGATCGTCTTGATGTCTGTTTCCGCCTCTGTGGGCCTGTTCTCCGCAGCGGGCGTCAAGGTAACTCTGATCATCGCTGAGGTTATTCCTTTCTTGgttctcgctgtcggagTGGACAACATCTTCTTAATTGTCCATGAATTCGAACGTGTCAACCTCAGCCACCCTGATGAAGAAATTGACGAAAGAGTGGCTCTTGCTATTGGGCGAATTGGGCCCAGTATCTTCCTCTCTGCGCTGACCGAAACCGTGGCATTCGCTCTGGGCGCCTTTGTAGGCATGCCTGCGGTCAAAAATTTTGCTGCTTATGCGGCAGGGGCCGTTTTCATCAATGCCATTCTGCAAGTCACCATGTTTATCTCCGTTCTCGCTCTCAATCAGAAGCGCGTGCAAAGCCTTCGTGCAGACTGTTTACCGTGCCTGACCGTCCGAAAGGCAAACTCATTTGGCTTCCTGGACGAGCAAGCCTACGAAGATCAGGAGGCAGAGAGTTCCTTGCAGAATTTCATCCAACGCGTCTATGCGCCATTTTTGTTGGATCCCCGGGTGAAGGCCACTGTGGTGATTGCGTTCCTCGGTCTTCTAACTGCCGGTCTGGCATTGATCCCTGGAGTCGCCTTGGGACTCGACCAGCGAATCGCCTTGCCAAGTGATTCTTACTTAATTTCCTATTTCAACGACCTGGATGCTTACTTCAATGCCGGGCCTCCCGTCTATTTCGTTACCCGGGATGTGAACGTGACCCAACGGCGTCATCAGCAACAACTTTGCGGACGTTTCACGACCTGTGAAGAGTACTCCTTGCCGTTCGTTCTGGAGCAGGAATCCAAGCGTCCGAACGTGTCATATCTCGCCGGGTCTGCTGCTAGCTGGATTGACGACTTTTTCTATTGGCTGAATCCTCAACAGGATTGCTGTAAAGTGGATGGCAAGCTGTGCTTTGAGGAtcggccttctccatggAATATCTCTCTTCACGGGATGCCGGAAGGGTCCGAGTTCATCCACTACGCGGAGAAATGGATCGATGCCCCTACGGACGCATCTTGTCCTCTTGGCGGCAAGGCTCCATACAGCAACGCGGTTGTCATTGACGAACAACATCTTACGATCAATGCCAGTCATTTCCGGACCAGCCACACCCCATTACACACCCAGGATGATTTCATTCAGGCGTATCTGGCCGCTCGCCGGATCGCGGACGGTATCTCCACTGAACATGGCATCGACGTCTTCCCGTACTCCAAATTCTACATCTTCTTTGACCAATATGTCTCCATCGTCCGACTGACGGGTACGCTTCTGGGGTCCGCggtcgccatcatcttcgtcctgACGTCTGCCCTTCTGGGTTCGGTTGCTACCGGGGCGGTCATTACGGCTACTGTGGTGATGATTGTGGTTGATATCATTGGcaccatggccattgccGGCGTCTCGCTCAATGCCGTGTCCTTGGTCAATCTGGTGATCTGCGTGGGTATCGGCGTGGAATTCTGTGCGCACATCGCCCGAGCCTTCATGTTCCCCTCGCGGGCGATCTTGGAAAAAGCGCCCACCAAGTTCCGTGGCAAGGATGCTCGCGCGTGGACGGCGTTGGTCAATGTTGGCGGGGGCGTGTTCAGCGGCATTACGGTAACAAAGCTGCTGGGCGTCTGTGTCCTGGCCTTTACCCGTAGCAAAATTTTCGAGATCTACTACTTCCGGGtttggctggcgctggtcgTGTTTGCTGCCACCCATGCTCTGATCTTCTTACCGGTGGCTCTCAGCTATTTCGGGGGCGGAG GCTACTCTGATCCTGCATCCGATGGTGGTTTGGAGGCCAATCTCGCTGCGCGTGGGTACCGATCCTTgctggtcgatgatgattacGATTCGGATGACTTTTAG
- a CDS encoding uncharacterized protein (ID:PFLUO_000065-T1.cds;~source:funannotate), which yields MLVGDRPQLPVTPAIEDPPIAHVMPDLNPGSSTTPSATGCAEKSTQPLHIQHIWIVTGPAGCGKSTVGKALQQELGVPFLEGDDYHPQLNKEKMGRGTPLTDEDRWDWLVVLRKAAIDALAPSSERNSPAGVVVACSALKQKYRDVMRVAAYGSPSVQIHFIYLRLDEDVLMERVRARQQHYMKSGMVRSQLATLEEPKDEWDVITINVQGSAEEVQQRVHDAVTAKLAEYV from the exons ATGCTCGTGGGCGACCGGCCTCAGCTCCCGGTTACGCCTGCCATTGAAGATCCGCCAATCGCGCACGTCATGCCAGATCTTAACCCCGGGTCATCCACGACCCCGTCGGCAACGGGCTGCGCGGAGAAATCGACCCAGCCACTGCATATCCAGCACATCTGGATCGTGACAGGGCCCGCCGGGTGTGGGAAAAGCACCGTGGGAAAAGCACTACAGCAGGAATTGGGGGTTCCCTTCCTCGAGGGCGACGAT TATCACCCGCAACTTaacaaagaaaagatgggGCGTGGCACCCCCCTCACCGACGAAGACCGCTGGGACTGGCTCGTCGTCCTCCGCAAAGCCGCCATCGACGCCCTCGCCCCGTCCTCCGAACGGAACAGCCCCGCCGGCGTGGTCGTAGCATGCTCCGCGCTCAAGCAGAAATACCGCGATGTCATGCGCGTTGCCGCGTACGGTTCGCCCTCGGTCCAGATTCATTTCATCTACCTCCGGCTCGACGAGGACGTGCTGATGGAGCGGGTGCGCGCGCGCCAGCAGCACTATATGAAGAGTGGCATGGTTCGCTCACAGCTCGCGACTCTCGAGGAGCCTAAGGACGAATGGGACGTGATTACAATCAATGTGCAGGGGTCCGCGGAGGAGGTGCAGCAGCGCGTTCATGATGCAGTGACCGCGAAGCTGGCCGAGTATGTGTGA
- a CDS encoding uncharacterized protein (ID:PFLUO_000066-T1.cds;~source:funannotate) has translation MSLLRSRGAIAHVLPSSRPLISRRSVFLPCRHFHAGAPLWGIRSQILKDVGEGITEVQIIQWYVEEGAHIEEWKPLCQYQSDKAVDDITSRYEGVIKKLHFEADDTVPTGKCGKALCDIEIDDAKYPDDNPPHEPRAETAESTPASDVVAPIQAAESSLPATLEHESEISITEKEPSRSKHASLATPAVRGLLKSHNINILDISGTGKDGRVLKEDILNFVSAKDSPATAPSTAVQPTAAPDTRQTESVVNLTPIQSQMFKTMTRSVNTPHFLYADELRIDEISAIRKKLASDTRDPKKITFLSFVVKAVSLALNEYPLLNARIDPSVPEKPKLVMRAKHNIGIAMDTPQGLIVPNIKDVASRSIADIAAEVSRLSALGKSGKLTSADLTGGTLTVSNIGNIGGTYVAPVIVPTEVAILGVGRARTLPVFDSTGQVVASEQVNFSWSADHRVVDGATMARMGNRVRELIEVPELMLLNLR, from the exons ATGAGCCTCTTGCGCAGCCGAGGTGCCATTGCCCATGTCCTGCCTTCCAGCAGGCCCCTGATCTCTCGGCGCTCGGTCTTCCTCCCGTGCCGGCACTTCCACGCCGGTGCCCCGCTGTGGGGGATCAGATCTCAGATCTTGAAAGATGTTGGGGAAG GCATCACCGAggtccagatcatccagTGGTATGTCGAGGAAGGGGCGCACATCGAGGAATGGAAACCTCTCTGCCAGTATCAATCAGACAAGGCCGTGGACGAT ATTACATCGAGGTACGAAGGCGTGATCAAGAAACTTCATTTCGAGGCCGATGACACCGTCCCCACCGGAAAG TGTGGCAAGGCACTTTGTGACATCGAAATCGACGATGCCAAGTACCCGGACGATAATCCGCCGCACGAACCGAGAGCAGAGACGGCGGAGTCGACACCCGCATCAGATGTAGTGGCCCCGATACAGGCCGCAGAGTCTTCGCTGCCTGCAACCCTAGAACACGAAAGCGAAATCTCCATAACAGAGAAGGAACCATCTCGGTCGAAGCATGCATCTCTCGCAACTCCAGCCGTCCGCGGGCTCTTAAAGAGCCATaacatcaacatcctcgatATATCCGGCACGGGCAAAGACGGCCGCGTATTGAAAGAAGACATTCTGAACTTTGTGTCAGCAAAGGACTCTCCTGCAACAGCACCTTCGACGGCGGTGCAGCCGACCGCAGCACCAGACACGCGGCAAACGGAGTCCGTGGTCAATTTGACCCCGATCCAATCCCAGATGTTCAAGACCATGACCCGGTCCGTGAACACGCCACACTTTCTGTACGCAGACGAGCTGCGCATCGATGAGATCTCTGCCATTCGCAAAAAGCTCGCCAGCGACACCCGTGACCCCAAGAAGATCACCTTCCTGTCCTTTGTCGTGAAAGCCGTATCCTTGGCTCTGAACGAGTACCCGCTGCTTAATGCCCGGATAGACCCGAGCGTCCCCGAGAAACCCAAGCTCGTCATGCGCGCGAAGCACAATATCGGAATCGCAATGGATACGCCTCAGGGCCTGATTGTCCCGAACATCAAAGATGTCGCGAGTCGATCCATAGCCGAcattgccgccgaggtcTCGCGGCTCAGCGCACTCGGCAAGAGTGGGAAACTGACATCCGCGGATCTGACTGGCGGCACCCTCACCGTCTCGAATATTGGTAACATCGGCGGCACGTACGTGGCCCCCGTCATCGTGCCGACGGAGGTGGCTATTCTGGGCGTGGGCCGCGCACGTACCCTTCCAGTGTTTGATTCGACGGGTCAGGTCGTTGCCAGTGAGCAGGTGAATTTCAGCTGGAGCGCGGATCACCGGGTTGTGGATGGTGCGACGATGGCAAGGATGGGCAACCGAGTGCGTGAGCTGATTGAGGTGCCCGAACTCATGCTGCTGAATCTACGGTAG
- a CDS encoding uncharacterized protein (ID:PFLUO_000067-T1.cds;~source:funannotate) — translation MIYGGLSDSETQNHLEVVFYPDSNHRRKSSLVTMDKPRMRPRIEENEKTTACYVHSLIASEWATPLHNLKDNENVVHEAQNEDEPVALVKPPFDEGARVSVADVGDPGIVKPAPTIVQSRHLTKRQLSDMAWNVRKLSKKLGSIKLKLTVKNVFVVCKAHDESLVSLTRKLTRWLLSQERDTPYVVYVERRLQTHPDFGELQLLQETPSAKGRLKYWDLQLAQDQPHLFDFVITLGGDGTVLYTSWLFQRIVPPVLSFALGSLGFLTNFDFADYKQTLETAFRDGVVVSLRLRFECTIMRSKARSKNPHSRELTKRDLVEELIGEEGEDTLTHTPDRVYEILNDVVLDRGPNPTMSHIELFGDDEHFTTLLADGICIATPTGSTAYNLAAGGSLSHPENPVILVTAICAHTLSFRPIILPDTIVLRMGVPYDARTSSWASFDGRER, via the exons ATGAT TTACGGAGGGTTGAGCGATTCCGAGACCCAGAACCACCTAGAG GTCGTCTTCTACCCCGACTCCAACCACCGCCGCAAGTCATCCCTCGTTACGATGGACAAGCCCAGGATGCGGCCCCGCATCGAGGAGAATGAGAAGACAACCGCTTGTTACGTTCATTCTCTCATTGCCAGCGAATGGGCCACGCCGCTGCATAATCTCAAGGACAACGAGAATGTCGTCCACGAGGCGCAGAATGAGGACGAGCCCGTCGCCCTGGTCAAGCCGCCCTTTGACGAAGGTGCGCGGGTCTCGGTGGCCGACGTCGGCGACCCAGGGATCGTGAAGCCGGCTCCGACCATCGTCCAATCGCGACACCTGACGAAACGGCAGCTGTCGGACATGGCGTGGAACGTGCGCAAGCTATCGAAGAAGCTAGGCAGCATCAAGCTCAAGCTTACCGTCAAGAACGTCTTTGTCGTGTGCAAGGCGCACGACGAATCGCTGGTCAGTTTGACGAGGAAACTGACTCGGTGGCTACTGTCTCAAGAGCGTGACACGCCGTACGTTGTCTATGTCGAGCGACGGCTACAAACACACCCGGATTTTGGGGAGCTACAGCTCTTGCAGGAGACGCCGTCGGCCAAGGGCCGGCTCAAGTACTGGGACCTCCAACTGGCCCAGGATCAACCGCATCTTTTTGATTTCGTCATCACCCTCGGAGGGGATGGCACGGTTCTCTATACTAGCTGGCTGTTCCAGCGAATCGTGCCGCCCGTGCTTTCTTTTGCGTTGGGATCATTGGGGTTCCTCACGAATTTTGACTTTGCAGACTACAAGCAGACACTTGAAACTGCCTTCCGAGATGGGGTGGTGGTCAGTCTGCGTCTACGCTTCGAATGCACCATCATGAGAAGCAAAGCGCGGTCCAAAAACCCGCACTCGAGGGAATTGACCAAGCGGGATCTCGTGGAGGAATTGattggggaagaaggcgaggataCCTTGACGCATACGCCTGATCGAGTCTATGAGATATTGAATGATGTGGTGCTAGATCGTGGACCTAACCCCA CCATGTCGCATATTGAATTGTTTGGCGACGACGAACACTTCACGACTCTTCTTGCAGATGGAATCTGCATTGCCACACCGACGGGATCAACCGCTTACAATCTTGCTGCCGGGGGGTCGCTCTCTCACCCGGAGAACCCGGTCATCCTCGTTACGGCCATCTGCGCGCATACTCTGTCCTTTCGACCGATTATCCTCCCAGACACCATCGTCCTGCGCATGGGTGTGCCTTACGATGCTCGGACTAGTTCATGGGCTAGCTTCGATGGCCGTGAGAGGTGA
- a CDS encoding uncharacterized protein (ID:PFLUO_000068-T1.cds;~source:funannotate) has product MHIHSIPMWTGKGNNYAYLVVDEPTKQSVIIDPANPPEVAPVLKSMIDKGEIKLTSIVNTHHHWDHAGGNNDMLKQFGKIPVIGGKECQSVTQTPKHGEEFKIGERISVKALHTPCHTQDSICYYMQDGSQRAVFTGDTLFIAGCGRFFEGNAEEMHKALNETLASLPDDTRVYPGHEYTKQNVKFCMTVSQTEPIQKLQDFAEKNQQTQGKFTIGDEKLHNVFMRVHDPEIQKATGKTKPVDVMTALREMKNSM; this is encoded by the exons ATGCATATTCACTCGATCCCTATGT GGACCGGGAAGGGCAATAACTATGCCTACCTGGTCGTAGATGAGCCGACGAAGCAATCCGTGATTATTGATCCGGCCAATCCGCCCGA GGTTGCCCCGGTGCTGAAGTCCATGATCGATAAAGGCGAGATCAAGCTGACGTCGATTGTGAATACCCACCA CCACTGGGACCATGCGGGGGGCAACAATGACATG CTCAAACAATTCGGCAAAATCCCTGTCATCGGGGGCAAGGAGTGCCAGTCAGTCACCCAGACTCCCAAACACGGCGAGGAGTTCAAGATCGGAGAGCGCATCTCGGTCAAGGCGCTCCACACTCCATGCCATACGCAGGACAGTATCTGCTATTATATGCAGGACGGGTCCCAACGAGCTGTCTTTACGGGAGACACTTTGTTCATTGCGG GATGCGGCCGGTTCTTCGAAGGCAATGCGGAAGAGATGCACAAGGCATTGAATGAGACTCTGGCTTCTTTGCCGGACGATACTCGAGTCTAC CCCGGCCACGAGTACACGAAGCAGAACGTGAAGTTCTGCATGACCGTCTCCCAAACGGAGCcgatccagaagctccaAGATTTTGCAGAGAAAAACCAGCAGACCCAGGGGAAGTTCACGATCGGAGATGAGAAG CTCCACAACGTGTTTATGCGTGTCCAC GACccggagatccagaaagcgACGGGAAAGACGAAGCCAGTGGACGTGATGACTGCTCTGcgggagatgaagaactCTATGTAG
- a CDS encoding uncharacterized protein (ID:PFLUO_000069-T1.cds;~source:funannotate) — MDGQQFRDAAHSAIDDIVNYFDSVPERRVVPAVEPGYLRPLIPENPPTEPEEWAQIQKDVDDKIKPGLTHWQSPNFMAYYPASVTYPSILGEMYSATFTAPAFNWLCSPACTEMETIVMDWVAKALGLPGCFLSTSENNGGGVIQNSASDAIATIMVAARERRVREMVLAEGFKEGTAEYEDRKMDLQPRLVAIASDQTHSSAAKGALIAGTRFRSVTARLEDDMGMTGSRLREVLEKCDKDGLTPYHLTMTFGTTNTCGLDRFAEIKAVLQEKPAWQRIWVHVDAAYAGASLVADEWQYIAKEFAEGVDSFNMNLHKWLLVNFDASVLFVRNRLDLTNALDITPTYLRNPYSDMGTVIDYRNWSISLGRRFRALKIWFVIRSYGLNGLKAHIRKTIGLGNIFADLVRSRSDLFEIVTKPAFCLTVFRVKNPQASANGANGSTDGVAVCTADTVADGLSKKVYELINSRGEIFITSTVIAGIYVIRVVSANPMAEESYVWNAFDILVRTTEEVLQQK; from the exons ATGGATGGCCAACAGTTTCGGGATGCAGCCCACTCTGCAATCGACGACA TCGTCAATTACTTCGACTCCGTCCCCGAGCGGCGGGTCGTGCCCGCCGTGGAACCGGGCTATCTTCGCCCTCTGATCCCTGAAAATCCTCCCACAGAGCCGGAAGAATGGGCACAGATCCagaaggatgtcgatgaCAAGATCAAACCCGGATTGACACATTGGCAGTCCCCGAACTTCATGGCGTACTACCCGGCCAGCGTGACCTACCCCAGTATTTTGGGCGAGATGTACTCGGCCACGTTTACGGCGCCGGCATTCAACTGGTTGTGCTCGCCGGCCTGTACGGAGATGGAGACCATTGTCATGGACTGGGTTGCCAAGGCTCTTGGATTGCCCGGGTGTTTCCTCAGCACATCCGAGAACAATGGAGGCGGAGTGATTCAGAACAGTGCAAGCGATGCTATTGCCACGATCATGGTCGCTGCGCGGGAACGGCGCGTACGGGAGATGGTTTTGGCCGAGGGCTTCAAGGAAGGCACTGCAGAATACGAGGATCGAAAGATGGATCTTCAGCCCCGACTCGTTGCCATTGCCAGTGATCAAACCCATAGCAGTGCAGCAAAGGGCGCACTGATCGCTGGAACGCGATTCCGGAGTGTCACGGCGCGCTTGGAAGACGATATGGGAATGACGGGTTCGCGTCTACGGGAGGTTCTTGAGAAGTGCGACAAGGACGGCTTGACGCCTTATCACTTGACAATGACCTTTGGCACTACCAACACTTGCGGGTTGGATCGCTTCGCTGAGATCAAGGCTGTTCTCCAAGAGAAGCCGGCGTGGCAGCGAATCTGGGTGCATGTCGACGCTGCCTATGCGGGTGCCTCGCTTGTGGCCGATGAGTGGCAGTACATTGCGAAGGAGTTTGCGGAGGGCGTGGACAGCTTCAATATGAACTTACACAAATGGTTACTCGTCAACTTTGATGCAAG TGTTCTCTTTGTCCGGAATCGGCTAGACCTGACCAATGCTCTCGACATTACTCCGACCTACCTGCGCAATCCCTACTCGGACATGGGGACTGTGATCGACTACCGTAACTGGTCGATCTCCCTCGGACGACGCTTCCGCGCGCTGAAGATCTGGTTTGTCATTCGCAGTTACGGTCTGAATGGCCTGAAGGCCCATATCCGGAAGACCATCGGCTTGGGAAATATCTTTGCGGACCTGGTTCGTAGCCGGTCCGATCTGTTTGAGATTGTCACCAAACCCGCCTTTTGTTTGACCGTTTTTCGTGTCAAGAACCCCCAAGCATCCGCAAATGGGGCGAACGGGTCGACGGACGGTGTTGCCGTATGTACTGCAGACACGGTCGCTGACGGGCTCTCGAAGAAGGTATACGAGTTGATCAACTCGAGGGGGGAGATCTTCATCACCTCGACAGTCATTGCTGGGATATATGTCATTCGGGTCGTGAGCGCCAATCCGATGGCCGAGGAATCGTACGTCTGGAACGCATTTGATATTCTCGTTCGCACCACGGAGGAGGTGTTACAGCAGAAATAA